The Desulfovibrio sp. G11 region CTTTTTCCAGCTTTTTCGCCATCTTCTGGCGCGACCCGGCCTGACGGGCCTTGGTGGCCTTGGCGCGGAAGCGCTCCACAAAGGCCATTTTGCGGTCAAGCTCGTCCTTGAGGGCGCGGGCTTCGCGTTCGCGCTGGGCGTTATACTCGTCCTGAAGGGTCAGAAACTGGGTATAGGTGGCCTTGCGGAATACGGGTCGCGAAAGGCCGAGGTAAAGCACATGCGTGCCCACCGTGTCCATAAAGCGGCGGTCGTGCGCCACAAAGACCAGCGCGCCCTTGAAGTCCAGCAGAAAGGACTCCAGCCACTCCACGGCTTCCATATCCAGATGGTTGGTGGGTTCGTCCAGCAGGAGTACATCGGCCCCGGCGGTAAGCACACGGGCCAGCTTGGCGCGCTCGCGCCAGCCGCCCGAAAGTTCGCGCAGGGTGCGGTGCCACTTGCGCTCGGCAAAGCCCAGTCCTGAAAGCACAGCCTTGGCCCGGTGCTCGGGATTATAGCCGTAGCGCGCTTCAAGCTCGCTCTGCCGGTGCATAAGCTCGGTCAGCAGGGCTTCGTCCTTGCTGGCGGCGGCATCTTCCCATTGCGCCCAAAAATCGCTCCAGTCATGCAGCACGTCCAGCACGTAGGTCAGCAGGGGTGTGTCCAGGGCTTCTTCTGAAAGCTCCTGTTCCACATAGCCCATGCGGCAACCGCGCGGCAGGATGACACGGCCGCCGTCCGGGGCATCCACCCCGGCCAGCAGGCGTAAAAGCGTGGACTTACCCGTGCCGTTGGGACCGCACACGCACAAACGCACGCCGGAGTCCACCTCCAGCGAAAAATTGCTGAAAATATCCCGGCCGCCAAATGACTTGGAAAGTTCCTGAATCGTTATCTTCACAACCAGCCCTCACGGCGGTAGCCTTCTACAGCTTCTTTCATTCCCGCCTCAAGGCTCATGCACGGCGTGAAACCAAGTTCGCGCCGTATGCGGCTGCCGTTACACAGCCAGCCCGCCTGACGGGCTTCGCGGTATTTGTCCATATTCCAGTTGGGTGCGCGGCGCAGGCGTCCGCCGAAGCGGGCGGGCAGCCGGGCCAGCAGGGCGTCAGCCATAATGCCGAAAGCCGAAGACAGCCCGGCGGTGAGCGCCATGACGGGCAGGGGCATGCGGATGACGCGCACCCGCCGCGGTTCGCGTTCAATGGCCTTGTCCACCGCAGATCCCATGATGCGGCAAAAGCTGCTCATGGTGTGTTCCTGACCGTCGCTGAGGTGGTAGACGCCCGTTGCTTCGGGGCGGCAGGCGCAAATGATGGCCTGCCCCATGTCGCGGGCGTGTATGGCGCTGACGGGAAATTCCCGCCCCGCGCCGGGACTGACAGCCAGACCGGACATGACGCCCTTGAACACGGGCAGCAGGCCCTTGTCGCCGGAGCCATAAATGATGGGCGGTCGCAGGGTGACCAGGCGGTCGCCCAGGGCGCGCCCCAGAATCTGCTCGGTAAGCATTTTTGACCAGCCGTATGCGGAAACGGGCGCAGGCGGTGTATCGTCTTCCACACCGGGGGCTGTGCCGCAGGGACCGGTGGCAGCCAGGCTGGACACCAGCACAAAACGGCGGATGCCTTTGCTCCCTCCATTTTCGCCGGTACACGCAGCCCTGTCGGCCCGCATGACGGCATCTGCCAGGCTGCGGGCGGCGCGGGCATTGGCGCGCAGGTAGTCCTGCCAGCCCAGGCCGAAAAGCAGTGCGGCCATGTGTATGACCATGTCCTGCCCCTTAAGCGCTTCGGCCAGGCCGCGCCCGCTGCCGAGATCCGCCTGGGCCACAGCCACGCCTTGGGGCAGGTGGGCAATGTGCGAGCTTGAGCGCGTGAGGCAGGTCACCTGCGCCCCGGCTTCAAGCAGTTGCGGCAACAGGTGCCGTCCCACAAAGCCGGTTCCGCCAGTGAGCAGCACCCGGACGTCCGTGAGATGGCCGGTGCCGGCGCAGCCTGTATTCTGCCCCGGCTGATGGTCTGCCCGGCCGTCTGGCTGGCTTTTTGCCGGTTTGTCTGCCTGGCTGGGGGCGGTCTTGCCCGCAACGTCAGAAAATGTGTTCATACCTGTACCGTGAGCCGCCGCGCTCATGCCCCGATCTCCCTGCGGTAGATGCGGTAGCGCTTGGTGAGGCGGCCTGAAAAATCTTCGATAAGATCGTTGACGGCCACGTTGTCTTCAAGGACCCACGAGGCTTCAACCCACTGAAAGTCCGGGTTCTGATGGGCTTTTTCCATCAGATAGTCCAGCAAAAGCAGGGGCAGGCCCATGAGCCGGAATTCTTCACGGATGCCGAAAAGAATGATGCGGTAGCCGCCGCGTATTTCGGAGCGCGCCTGCCACCAGTGCCACGGCGCTGTAATCCCCAGTTTGCCGTTGAGGCGCCGCAGCAGGGGGGCCATGTCGGGCAGGGCAACCATGCCCGCAGCCGGTTTGCCGTTGTGGAAAAAGAGCACGAAAAAATCCGTGTCCAGCACGGCCTTGAGTTCTTTGACGTGCTGTTCGGCTTCGGCGTCCGACAAGGGCGAGAAACCCCAGTTCTGCGCCCACGACTCCTTGTACAGGGTGAACATGTCACGGATGTCTTGGGTCAGCGTAGCCTTGCCGGAAGTGCGACAGGTGAAATGCCCCTCTTTTTTGAGGCGGGCCACTTCTTCGTGGAGCCATTCCGGCGGGTTGAAATTTTTTCTTTCTATAAGATAGGCAAAAAGATCCTGCTCCTTGCGCAGATGCCAGCTTTCAAGCAGCTCCGCATAGTAGGGCGGGTTCCAGGGCATCATGATGGTGGGGGCAAGTTCAAAGCCGTCCACCAGCAGGCCGCAGGTATAGTTGGCGGAGGGGTTCAACGGCCCGCGCATAAAGGTCGTCCCCTGGGCTGCCAGCCAGCTTTTCGCGGCATCCAGCAGGGCATGGGCGGCCTCGCGGTCATTTTCGCATTCAAAAAAGCCGAAGGCGCCGCAGGTTTCGCCTGTGTATGCATTGTATTTATCGTCAATAATGGCGGCTATGCGCCCCACGGGCCGTCCGTCGCGCAGGGCCAGAAAAAGCCTGCGGCGGGCGCTTTCCCAAAAGGGGTGCTGCCCCGGCGTGAGCAGTTCCCGCTCCTGACTTTTTATGGGCGGGGTCCACAGGGGGCTTTGGGCATAAATGCTCCAGGGCAGGTCCAGAAACTGGCCTGTTTCCGCCTCGGACCGGGCTGCAATGACGTTAAGCGCCATAAATCAGTCCACTTGCAGGCTGCCGCGCAGCTCTTGCAGCGAGGTGATGCCCAGACGTTCGCAGGCTTCGGGCAGTTGCTGTACAAGGTCAAAGGCGCAGTCCGGCCGCATGAAGCTTGCCGTGCCGATCTGAACCGCGTGCGCGCCTGCCAGGATGAATTCCAGCACGTCTTCCACGCAGGAGATACCGCCCACGCCGATTACGGGAATCTTGACCGCGCGGGCCACCTGCCATACGCAGCGCAGGGCCACAGGCTTGATGGCCGGGCCGGAAAGCCCGCCCACCACGTTTGCCAGTGACGGACGGCGGGTTTGCAGGTCCACGGCCATACCCAGCAGGGTGTTGATGCAGGATATGCTGTCTGCCCCGGCGTCTTCCGCCGCGCGTGCCATAACCGTGATGTCGGTGACGTTGGGCGAAAGTTTGACCATGATGTGCTTGCCGGGGGCCGCGTGGCGCACGATGGACGTGACCTGGGCGATCATGCCCGGGTCCTGGCCGAAGGCCACGCCGCCTTCGCGCACGTTGGGGCAGGATACGTTCACCTCCAGGGCGGCCACGCCTTCCTCGTCATTGAGGCGGGCGGCCAGACGGCCGAATTCTTCGGCAGAAGAGGCGTAAATGTTGGCGATAACGGCAGTCTCCTGCCAGGGCAGCAGGGGAAGCTTTTGCGTGCAGAAAACATCCACGCCGTCATTTTGCAGGCCAACGGCATTGAGCATGCCGGAGACGGTCTCCACGATGCGCGGGGTGGGATTGCCCTCGCGCGGCTTGAGGGAAAGCCCCTTGACCACCATGCCGCCAAGACCGGCAAGGTCGCCGTAGCTGGCGAATTCCACACCGTAGCCAAACGTGCCGGAAGCCGTAAGTATGGGATTTTTGAGGGGCAGATCGTGTGTTTGCCCGTTCAGCGTAACAGAAAGGTCCATACCGCATTCTCCAGTAACCACGCAGACCCGCCGGGGCGCACATCCATGCGCCGGGCGGGGGTGGCAAGGTGTTTTGTGCCCGCCGGGGCGTGTCCGCCATGTTTTTCTGCCGCTGCCTTTGCGGCAGGGAACGCTGGGAAAACGTGCGGGCTGTGCGGCCTGTTTTCCGGCGAACCTGCCGTGCCTGGCAGAGAGCGGGATGCTCATGGCGTAAAAGCGCCCGGGAACGGTGCAGAACGCGAGCAGTTTCACATTGAAAGCGCTCGCGTTGGCGCGGGCAAGTGCCCACCGCACCGCAACTGGTATCCGCAAGGCCCGCCGATGACGGCAACAGCCGTACGGTCTGGCATGTGCCGCGCAGGCTGTCTGCATGCGAATTTCTTCGGCGCAAGGGCGAAGCGGGCCATAAAAGCGCAAGGTGTTTGCGCGGTACAACGGCAGGGGGGGCGTTTTCAGCCTTTGCGAAAAAATATTTGCAACAGGGCGCGCGGCCTCTGAAGCTGAAAACATCAACCGCTCTGCGCGGATTTTTTTGAAAACTCGTGCCGTGCCGGAAAACGGGGCAAGGCCTGCTCTGCTGCCGGTCGCGCCGGGCAGGCGCGTGGGACGCATGTTCCGGCTACAAACGGCGCTGCGGGGCAAAACAGTGCTGCAATGCCCCGTGCGCTCTTTTTCAACGGACTACAGTTCTATCTGGTCTGACCAGAATACAGGGCCGTGGTTGCACGCCTGTACCTGGCTGCCGCGTTTGGCGGGTACGGGCCAGGCTTCTGTTGTTTTGGTCACGCAGCCAAGGCAGGCTCCCACGCCGCAGGCCATGCGGTTTTCGAGAGAAAGCTGGCAGCGCACGCCCAGTTCGGCGGCGAATTTTTGCACGGTCCGCATGAACGGCGTGGGGCCGCAGGCCAGAACAAGGCCTTTTTGTTCGGCGTATTCCGTCATGCGCTCCTGTATGGAAAATATAAAATTGTCCAGATCGCCGGGTACGGTCTCGCGCAGGCTGTCAAGCGGCACATGTTCATTGATGCTGTCCACGGGATAACAGCTTATGGATTCGCGATGGCCGAAAAGCATCGTGACGTTCCAGGGCTTGGGATGCTCGCTCACATAGCCCACAAAAGGCACAATGCCCATGCCCCCGGCCAGCAGCAGCGTGGGAGTATCGGGTTCGGTGACGAAGCCGTTGCCGAGGGGACCCCATGCGCGCACCCTGTCACCGGGGCGCAGTTCGGACATGCGCTTTGTGCCTTTGCCCACAACCTGAAAAAAACAGATCATGTGGCGGGCGGTCATATGGCATATGCCGAGGGGCCGTGCCCAGGGGATTTCAAGCCCGAAAGACTGGGGACGGATCATGACAAACTGGCCCGGCCGCCACTTGGTCCATTCGGGGCGGGTAAGGCGCAGTGCGAAGAAGCGGCTTTCGTTGCCGGTTTGCCCAAAGGGCACAAGGTCCAGGACACTCAGCTCGCATGAAGTTGGTTGCGACATGCGCTGACTATAGGCGTACTTGGTCAACTGGTCAACCGGGCGCTGCCGGGTAAACGGGATAATTAAACCCCCTTTTTTAATGTGGCTTTTGCAGGGGCGACAATGCTTGTTCCCAAAGGGACATATGCTGCGGCCGCTGCTGTTCGCGACGGGCTGCTGGCGGCGGATATTTTTCAACTTTTCAGGGCTGTTCGCACGCGCTATACTGGCGGCAGGAGAATACTCATGAAGCAGATATATGCCGCCCGCCGCGAACAGCTTCGCCGGGCCATGCACAGGCGCGGCCTGGACGCGCTGCTTGTCAGCCAGGCCGCCAACCGTTTTTACCTTTCAGGTTTTGAGCTGCACGATCCGCAGTATAACGAAAGCGCCGGGCGGCTGGTGATTACCGCCGACGGTCGCGACTGGCTGGCCACAGACCCCCGCTATCTGGATGCCGCCGTTCGCCTGTGGGATGAGGAGCGTGTTTTTATCTATGGCGGTTACGCAGCCAGGGATATCTACGGACTGCTGCGGGACTGCGGCGGACGCATCGGCATTGAGGCGCAGGGTACGACTCTGGCCTTTGCCCGTGATCTGGCTGCGGCCGGGCCGGGTTTGTACTGCGAGGCTGCCGATGGCCTGGTGGAACATCTGCGGCGTATCAAGGACCCCTGCGAAGTGGCGGCGCTGGAAAAATCTTTTGCGCTCAACCATAAGCTGTTGCAGTGGATTGAAGGCCAGCTTGAGCCGGGGCGGACTGAAAGCCGGGTAAGCTGGCTTATTGAAAAATTCTTTCGCGAAAACGGCGCTTCGGAACTGGCCTTTGCCAATATTGTGGCTGTAGGCAAGAATGCGGCCCTGCCCCACGCCATACCGGGGGATGAGCCTGTGATCGACAACTGCCCGGTACTTGTAGATATTGGCTGCCGGGTGGATGATTACTGCTCGGACCAGACCCGCACCTTCTGGGTGGGGCAGCAGCCCACAGACGCCTTCCGCCGTACCTATGACCTTGTGCGTCAGGCGCAGACCGCGGCCATAGAATCCATGCGCCCCGGGCAGCCGCTGAGGGATGTTTACGGCCATGCGCGGGCAGTATTTGAAAAAGCCGGTACCGCCGATGCCTTTACCCACGGGCTGGGCCACGGCGTGGGGCTTGAAACCCACGAGGCCCCCAGCCTTTCACCGCGTGCCGAAGGCGTGCTTGAGCCGGGGATGGTGGTTACCGTGGAGCCGGGCCTGTATTACCGCCAGTGGGGTGGGGTGCGCTGGGAGTACACCGTGCTGGTGGAAGAAGACGGCGTGCGCATTCTATAGGAGTGGTGGCAAAATCCCCGGCTGGTAAAACGCCGTCGGGGCTGTCACGGAAGGATTGCTGTATTCAGCGCGATTGCGCGGAAACGGTTTTTATGCCGCCCCGGCGCAGCGTATTTTTTGAGCAGCCGCTGGCATTTTTTTGCCGGTGCACATGAACTGCGCAAAGACAAAGACCACCCGCATGGCGGGTGGTCTTTGTCTTTCAGGCAGCCCGGGCGACGGCTTTGATCCATGGCCAAGGGTGTTGAGAGCAGGGCGCGGAGGAGGAGCTTTTGTAAAAGCAGCCATTCCCCGCGCCCTTATATTTTGCGCACCTCTGTATACCAGGCTGCGGCTTCTTCCAGCAGTTTGCCGGTGCGGGCGGCCAGGGCCTGCGGGTCTTTGAGGTAGCCGTCCAGCAGCAGGCTGGCATCAAAAAGGCTCTGGGTCATCTCGGCCAGGATCCTGTCGCTGCTGTCGGCCTTGAACATGCGCAGCATGTTGCGCAGCAGGGGGTGGTCGCGGTTGACCTCCAGCACTTTTACCGGGAGGGAATCGTCCTTCTGCATGACCTTGAGCAGCTTTTCCATAGACGAGGAAAGGCCGCCGTCAGGCGAGACAAGCACGGCGGGGCTGTCGGCCAGGCGGTGCGAAACGCGCACTTCCGTTACCTTGTCGCCCAGCACTTCCTTCATGCGGGTCAGCAGGCCGTCAAAGCTGGCGCTATCTTCGTCCGAAAGGGGTGCGGCGGCCTCGCGGGTCGGGCTTTCCTTGTCGCTGAAGTCCTTGAGGGCGTCATCAGCCGCGGTTTCCACAGACCTGAAGTCCCATTCCTTGTAACGGCCAAGGCCGTCCATGACGAATTCGTCAATGGGTTCAAAAAGATAGAGAACCTCTATGCCCTTTTGGCGAAAGCGCTCCATATGCGGGTTCAGGCGCGCTGCCTCACGGTTGGGCGCGGCCACATACCAGAAGGTTTTTTGGCCTTCGGGCGCGCGGTCCATGTATTCGTCCAGGCTGGTCAGGGCTTCGGCGTCGGCCAGGGTGGAAGAATTGAAGCGCAGCAGGGCAGTGACCCTCTCGCGGTTGGCAAAATCGTGATAGCCGAGCTTGAAAACCTTCCCGTGCAGTCGCCAGAAGGCCGCATATTTTTCCGCATCATTTTTTGCCAGCTTTTCAAGATGGCCGAGGGTCTGCTTGATGATGACCTGGTTGATCTTGCGCAGAACCACGTTTTCCTGAAGTGTTTCGCGCGAGATGTTCAGGGGCAGGTCTTCGGTGTCGACCACGCCCTTGAGGAATGCCAGGTACTCGGGGATCAGTTCTTTGTTGCGGTGCTGGATCAGCACGCGGCGGGCGTAGAGATCCAGCCCCCAGAAGTCGCGGTCTGCGCCGAAGAAGTCCTGGGCGTTGTCGGGTATGAAAAAGAGGGCGTTGAACTGCACGGGAGCGTCAACGGAAAAATGCAGCACATCCAGCGGGTCTTTGCTGTCATAGGTAAGAGCCTTGTAAAAGGCCGCGTACTGCTCCTGCGTGACGGAAAACTTGGGCTCACGCCACAGGGCGGGCTGGGTATTAACCTGCTCGCCGTCCACAAGGACAGGAAAAGGCACAAAGGCAGAGTGCTTGCGGATGGCAGACTCTACGCGGAATTTTTCAAGAAACTCCACGGCATCGTCCTTGAGCCATGCAGTGATAACCGTACCACGCTGTGGCTCGTCGCCTTCCGCCGGCGCGACCGTGTAGGTTCCAAGGCCATCGCTGGTCCAGGTGTGGGCGGCGCTGTCTTCGCCAAATGCCGGGCGCGAGGTGACAGTTACTTTTTCAGCCACCATAAAGACCGAGTAAAAGCCCACGCCGAAGCGCCCGATGATATTGGCGGCATCAGCCTCGGCCCCGGCGTTTTGCTCTTCGTCTGCGGTATCGTCCTTGCCGTTGGCGGATGTTGCCTTGGCAGCCTTTTCGGCCGCGATGTCGGCCAAAAACTGCTCTGAACCGGATTTGGCTATGGTACCCAGGTGCTCCGCCAGTTCATCGGCGGTCATGCCCAGACCGGTATCGGCAATGGTGATGGTTTTCGCCTCTTTGTCGAGTGAGATGCGAATTTCCAGCGGCAGATCGGGCAAGCGGG contains the following coding sequences:
- a CDS encoding NAD-dependent epimerase/dehydratase family protein, with translation MNTFSDVAGKTAPSQADKPAKSQPDGRADHQPGQNTGCAGTGHLTDVRVLLTGGTGFVGRHLLPQLLEAGAQVTCLTRSSSHIAHLPQGVAVAQADLGSGRGLAEALKGQDMVIHMAALLFGLGWQDYLRANARAARSLADAVMRADRAACTGENGGSKGIRRFVLVSSLAATGPCGTAPGVEDDTPPAPVSAYGWSKMLTEQILGRALGDRLVTLRPPIIYGSGDKGLLPVFKGVMSGLAVSPGAGREFPVSAIHARDMGQAIICACRPEATGVYHLSDGQEHTMSSFCRIMGSAVDKAIEREPRRVRVIRMPLPVMALTAGLSSAFGIMADALLARLPARFGGRLRRAPNWNMDKYREARQAGWLCNGSRIRRELGFTPCMSLEAGMKEAVEGYRREGWL
- a CDS encoding dihydroorotate dehydrogenase; amino-acid sequence: MDLSVTLNGQTHDLPLKNPILTASGTFGYGVEFASYGDLAGLGGMVVKGLSLKPREGNPTPRIVETVSGMLNAVGLQNDGVDVFCTQKLPLLPWQETAVIANIYASSAEEFGRLAARLNDEEGVAALEVNVSCPNVREGGVAFGQDPGMIAQVTSIVRHAAPGKHIMVKLSPNVTDITVMARAAEDAGADSISCINTLLGMAVDLQTRRPSLANVVGGLSGPAIKPVALRCVWQVARAVKIPVIGVGGISCVEDVLEFILAGAHAVQIGTASFMRPDCAFDLVQQLPEACERLGITSLQELRGSLQVD
- a CDS encoding M24 family metallopeptidase; its protein translation is MKQIYAARREQLRRAMHRRGLDALLVSQAANRFYLSGFELHDPQYNESAGRLVITADGRDWLATDPRYLDAAVRLWDEERVFIYGGYAARDIYGLLRDCGGRIGIEAQGTTLAFARDLAAAGPGLYCEAADGLVEHLRRIKDPCEVAALEKSFALNHKLLQWIEGQLEPGRTESRVSWLIEKFFRENGASELAFANIVAVGKNAALPHAIPGDEPVIDNCPVLVDIGCRVDDYCSDQTRTFWVGQQPTDAFRRTYDLVRQAQTAAIESMRPGQPLRDVYGHARAVFEKAGTADAFTHGLGHGVGLETHEAPSLSPRAEGVLEPGMVVTVEPGLYYRQWGGVRWEYTVLVEEDGVRIL
- the htpG gene encoding molecular chaperone HtpG encodes the protein MAEADRNPRQFRAEVRKVLHILTNSLYTNREIFLRELISNASDALDKLRFRINRGESPRLPDLPLEIRISLDKEAKTITIADTGLGMTADELAEHLGTIAKSGSEQFLADIAAEKAAKATSANGKDDTADEEQNAGAEADAANIIGRFGVGFYSVFMVAEKVTVTSRPAFGEDSAAHTWTSDGLGTYTVAPAEGDEPQRGTVITAWLKDDAVEFLEKFRVESAIRKHSAFVPFPVLVDGEQVNTQPALWREPKFSVTQEQYAAFYKALTYDSKDPLDVLHFSVDAPVQFNALFFIPDNAQDFFGADRDFWGLDLYARRVLIQHRNKELIPEYLAFLKGVVDTEDLPLNISRETLQENVVLRKINQVIIKQTLGHLEKLAKNDAEKYAAFWRLHGKVFKLGYHDFANRERVTALLRFNSSTLADAEALTSLDEYMDRAPEGQKTFWYVAAPNREAARLNPHMERFRQKGIEVLYLFEPIDEFVMDGLGRYKEWDFRSVETAADDALKDFSDKESPTREAAAPLSDEDSASFDGLLTRMKEVLGDKVTEVRVSHRLADSPAVLVSPDGGLSSSMEKLLKVMQKDDSLPVKVLEVNRDHPLLRNMLRMFKADSSDRILAEMTQSLFDASLLLDGYLKDPQALAARTGKLLEEAAAWYTEVRKI
- a CDS encoding iron-sulfur cluster-binding protein, which gives rise to MSQPTSCELSVLDLVPFGQTGNESRFFALRLTRPEWTKWRPGQFVMIRPQSFGLEIPWARPLGICHMTARHMICFFQVVGKGTKRMSELRPGDRVRAWGPLGNGFVTEPDTPTLLLAGGMGIVPFVGYVSEHPKPWNVTMLFGHRESISCYPVDSINEHVPLDSLRETVPGDLDNFIFSIQERMTEYAEQKGLVLACGPTPFMRTVQKFAAELGVRCQLSLENRMACGVGACLGCVTKTTEAWPVPAKRGSQVQACNHGPVFWSDQIEL